One region of Mucilaginibacter sp. 14171R-50 genomic DNA includes:
- a CDS encoding cystathionine gamma-synthase family protein — MTKQKGFTTTLLHADRLRKPEFGALHQPIHTAVTWGFDDVQDLVNVFQNKAKGYAYSRQGNPTTAALENKVTMMENGLASVSFATGMAAIMATVFALVKKGSHIIASSYLFGNTRSVLQTFTEIGLDISFVDATSVENIKAAYQPNTCMVMVETIANPATQIADMENIGKFAQEKNLIYVVDNTMTSPYLFKPATVKASLVINALTKYIGGHGNALGGCVTDTGLYNWANYPGIAQVLRQQIKPELLGITQIRKRGLRDGGGTLAPEAAHTISVGAETLALRLERACGNAAALAEYLQSHPLVSKVYYPGLTDHPQHQLAKKLFKFPGGLMSFALKDGVDVFAFLNRLRVVIKSSNLGDTRTLAIPVAQTIFFELGPERRAEMGIPEGMIRLSVGIEDREDLLEDFKQAFEEAL; from the coding sequence ATGACCAAGCAAAAAGGATTCACTACCACATTGTTACACGCCGACCGCTTACGTAAACCCGAGTTTGGGGCTCTTCACCAGCCCATCCATACTGCGGTAACCTGGGGATTTGATGATGTGCAGGACCTGGTGAACGTGTTTCAGAATAAAGCGAAGGGTTACGCCTACTCCAGGCAGGGCAACCCCACTACCGCCGCGCTCGAGAACAAGGTTACTATGATGGAGAACGGCCTGGCCTCGGTGAGTTTTGCCACCGGTATGGCAGCCATTATGGCTACCGTTTTTGCGCTGGTAAAAAAGGGCAGCCACATAATCGCCAGCTCGTACCTGTTTGGTAATACCCGTAGCGTACTGCAAACCTTTACAGAAATTGGTTTGGATATTTCATTTGTGGATGCTACATCTGTCGAAAATATAAAGGCGGCATACCAGCCCAATACCTGCATGGTTATGGTTGAAACTATTGCCAACCCCGCTACCCAAATTGCCGATATGGAAAACATCGGCAAATTTGCCCAGGAAAAAAACCTGATATACGTGGTAGATAACACCATGACCTCGCCTTACCTGTTTAAACCCGCAACGGTTAAGGCATCGCTTGTTATAAACGCGTTAACCAAATATATAGGCGGCCACGGCAACGCGCTTGGGGGCTGCGTAACCGATACCGGCCTTTATAACTGGGCCAACTACCCCGGAATAGCCCAAGTGTTACGCCAGCAAATAAAACCCGAACTTTTAGGCATAACCCAGATACGTAAACGCGGCCTGCGCGATGGCGGGGGAACCCTGGCACCCGAAGCAGCGCACACCATATCGGTAGGGGCCGAAACCCTTGCCCTTAGGTTAGAGCGCGCATGCGGCAACGCCGCCGCGTTGGCCGAGTATTTACAATCGCACCCGTTAGTAAGCAAGGTTTATTACCCGGGCTTAACAGACCACCCGCAGCACCAGCTGGCAAAAAAATTATTTAAGTTTCCGGGTGGGCTAATGAGCTTTGCTCTGAAAGACGGGGTGGATGTATTTGCGTTTTTGAACCGCCTGCGGGTGGTAATTAAAAGCAGCAACCTTGGCGATACCCGCACGCTGGCAATACCTGTGGCCCAAACCATATTTTTTGAACTTGGCCCCGAAAGGCGCGCAGAAATGGGCATCCCCGAGGGGATGATACGCCTATCGGTAGGTATCGAAGACCGTGAAGACCTGTTGGAAGATTTTAAGCAGGCTTTTGAAGAGGCTTTGTAA
- a CDS encoding polysaccharide lyase 6 family protein produces MKILLVTLACLCVQVSFGKKYKVKTPGEFSKAAAIVQPGDEIVIANGSYQGWAAAVNSNGTVSKPIIIRAESTGKAVFTGEVHQAVLEVTGSYIQVRGLKFEGCQLFKEKSANVVLIEMKAAKYCRVTDCVFTRNTVNAQFMPIVAVSGQGEHNRVDHCTFSGNFNNQEVQVRVGPNEVSLHTLIDHNTFMDKDSVTWKGNNGGECVQIGQDPILLGNRYSYTTVRDNRFIRCNGEPEVISNKASGNKYINNYFEDCHGELVMRGGHECLIDSNSFEGGTGGIRVNGTTHTVTNNTFKGLPIAIRLMYGMAKGRADTGFYIAASDCIIKNNQISHCITGILVGGSKNADWTGKFDTRRYPSRTIQDIAPFNNEIAGNIIADTQTPVLQ; encoded by the coding sequence ATGAAGATTTTACTGGTAACACTTGCCTGCCTGTGCGTTCAGGTAAGCTTTGGCAAAAAATATAAAGTAAAAACACCCGGTGAGTTCAGCAAAGCTGCGGCTATTGTGCAGCCGGGGGATGAAATTGTAATTGCCAATGGCAGCTACCAGGGCTGGGCCGCTGCTGTTAACAGTAATGGTACAGTCAGCAAGCCTATTATCATCAGGGCCGAAAGTACAGGCAAGGCGGTATTTACGGGCGAGGTGCACCAGGCAGTACTAGAGGTAACGGGTAGTTACATACAAGTTAGAGGTTTAAAATTTGAAGGCTGCCAATTGTTTAAAGAAAAAAGCGCTAACGTGGTGCTTATTGAAATGAAGGCCGCTAAATATTGCAGGGTAACCGATTGCGTTTTTACCAGGAATACAGTAAATGCTCAGTTTATGCCTATAGTGGCGGTATCCGGGCAGGGCGAGCATAACCGGGTAGATCATTGCACTTTTAGCGGCAATTTTAACAACCAGGAAGTACAGGTAAGAGTGGGCCCGAACGAGGTGTCGTTACATACACTAATAGATCATAACACTTTTATGGATAAGGACAGCGTAACCTGGAAGGGTAACAACGGCGGCGAATGTGTACAAATAGGGCAGGACCCCATACTGTTAGGTAACCGCTACTCGTATACAACCGTACGCGATAACCGCTTTATACGCTGCAACGGCGAGCCGGAAGTGATCAGTAACAAGGCATCGGGTAATAAGTATATCAATAACTATTTTGAAGATTGCCACGGCGAACTGGTAATGCGCGGCGGCCACGAATGTTTAATAGATAGCAATAGCTTTGAAGGCGGTACAGGAGGCATACGCGTTAACGGCACCACCCATACCGTTACCAACAATACTTTTAAAGGATTGCCCATAGCCATCAGGCTGATGTACGGCATGGCCAAAGGAAGGGCAGACACCGGTTTTTACATAGCAGCAAGCGATTGCATCATCAAAAACAACCAGATAAGCCATTGCATTACGGGTATTTTAGTTGGCGGCAGTAAAAACGCCGACTGGACGGGCAAATTCGATACCAGGCGTTATCCATCGCGCACTATCCAGGATATTGCACCTTTCAACAATGAAATAGCCGGTAATATAATCGCCGATACGCAAACCCCGGTATTACAATAA
- a CDS encoding TonB-dependent receptor — translation MKKILLVILCIAPLAGFCQTGVIRGKITNTLSNAPLYGVSVSLLSATTGTVTDSAGNYQISQLTPGYYTLQVSLLGYRTKIIYDIQVTNAKTAVADINLDEDAQTLDEVKISASKFYKPLESPVSLRTIGATEIKRNPGGNRDISKVIQSLPGVSSPVSFRNDIIIRGGAPNENRFYIDGVEIPNINHFATQGSSGGPVGLINVDFINEVDFYSGAFPANRGNALSSVFEFKQKDGPTDRQHATLTLGSSDFAASLAGPLGKKTTFISSYRYSYLQGLFKLLGLPFLPSYQDFQFKLKTKFNQNNELTILGLGAIDRFKLNLNAKNTELNSYTLANIPVNSQNNYTIGATYKNFRSNGYSLFVLSRDFLDNQAIKYQDNNEAGTKTLDYVSQEIENKFRFENVSSMNGYRLNFGAGAESAEYSTNTFNLLPFGSNIYTSNISFFNYSLFGQLSRPYLQDRLMLSFGVRADANTFSGRMNNLLKTLSPRLSASYNFTDKISLNFNTGIYYQLPAYTVLGYRDKNGIPANKNVDYINNKQLVLGVEYNTQKNTRFTVEGFYKAYKNYPLERVLGDSIPLANLGADFGVVGNQEVVGATNGRSYGLEFFAQQRLNKGFYGILALTLFKSEFQDKNGRYVQSSWNNRYILSMTGGKVFKRNWEVGAKLRYTGGSPYTPYDISSSTLKSNYSIFPQGIPDWTQLNTRRLKDFYQLDVRVDKKYPFKRFTLNIYVDIQNLTNNQYQLQAYLVPDRDADGNIADAPGDPSRFKSKLLDNKSGNVLPTIGVIFEL, via the coding sequence ATGAAAAAAATCTTGCTTGTCATCTTATGCATTGCTCCTTTAGCAGGGTTTTGCCAAACCGGGGTAATTCGCGGCAAAATAACCAATACGCTAAGCAATGCACCGCTATACGGGGTAAGTGTAAGCCTGTTATCCGCAACAACCGGTACCGTTACAGATAGTGCCGGCAACTACCAAATAAGCCAATTAACACCAGGTTATTACACCCTGCAGGTGTCGTTATTAGGATACCGGACCAAAATAATTTATGATATCCAGGTTACCAATGCCAAAACAGCCGTTGCTGATATCAACCTTGACGAAGACGCGCAAACTTTAGATGAAGTAAAAATATCCGCATCAAAATTTTATAAACCGTTAGAAAGCCCGGTATCGTTACGTACCATTGGCGCTACCGAAATAAAACGCAACCCGGGGGGCAACCGCGATATAAGTAAAGTGATACAATCGCTGCCCGGGGTATCTTCGCCGGTAAGTTTCCGGAATGATATTATCATTCGTGGCGGCGCCCCTAACGAGAACAGGTTTTATATTGATGGCGTAGAGATACCAAACATCAATCATTTTGCAACACAGGGTTCATCGGGCGGGCCGGTGGGGCTTATCAATGTTGATTTTATAAACGAAGTGGATTTTTATTCGGGCGCGTTTCCGGCTAATCGCGGCAACGCTTTAAGCTCGGTATTCGAGTTTAAACAAAAAGATGGCCCAACCGACCGCCAGCACGCCACTTTAACCTTAGGCTCGAGCGATTTCGCTGCTTCGCTGGCGGGGCCGCTGGGCAAAAAAACCACCTTTATATCGTCTTACCGTTATTCGTACCTGCAAGGGTTGTTTAAACTGCTTGGCCTGCCGTTCCTGCCATCGTACCAGGATTTTCAGTTCAAATTAAAAACAAAGTTTAACCAAAATAACGAACTTACTATTTTGGGCCTTGGCGCTATTGACCGGTTTAAACTTAACCTGAACGCCAAGAACACCGAGCTAAACAGCTACACATTGGCCAACATCCCTGTTAATTCGCAAAATAACTATACAATTGGGGCAACGTATAAAAACTTTCGCAGCAACGGGTACAGTTTGTTTGTTTTAAGCCGCGATTTTTTAGATAACCAGGCAATAAAATACCAGGATAACAACGAAGCCGGCACCAAAACGCTGGATTACGTATCGCAGGAGATAGAAAATAAATTCAGGTTCGAGAACGTAAGCAGTATGAATGGCTACCGCTTAAATTTTGGCGCCGGGGCCGAATCGGCCGAATACAGCACCAACACGTTTAACCTGTTGCCCTTCGGCAGCAATATTTACACATCAAACATCAGCTTTTTTAACTATAGCTTGTTCGGGCAGCTAAGCCGCCCTTATTTACAGGACAGGCTTATGCTATCATTTGGCGTGCGTGCCGATGCCAATACTTTTTCGGGCAGGATGAATAACTTGTTAAAAACCCTTTCTCCGCGTTTATCAGCTTCTTATAATTTTACCGATAAAATAAGCCTTAATTTCAACACCGGTATTTATTATCAATTACCTGCTTATACTGTTTTGGGCTACCGCGATAAAAACGGTATACCCGCCAATAAAAACGTTGACTATATAAACAATAAACAACTGGTGCTGGGGGTTGAATATAATACGCAAAAAAATACACGTTTTACCGTGGAGGGCTTTTATAAAGCTTATAAAAACTATCCGCTTGAGCGGGTACTCGGCGATAGCATTCCACTTGCCAATCTGGGTGCCGATTTTGGCGTAGTTGGCAACCAGGAGGTTGTTGGGGCTACAAACGGACGTAGTTATGGGTTGGAGTTTTTTGCTCAGCAACGGTTGAACAAGGGGTTTTACGGTATACTGGCTCTTACGCTTTTCAAAAGCGAGTTTCAGGATAAAAATGGCAGGTATGTGCAGTCGTCATGGAACAACCGTTATATTTTAAGCATGACGGGTGGAAAAGTATTTAAACGCAACTGGGAGGTTGGCGCTAAATTACGGTATACAGGCGGAAGCCCGTATACGCCTTACGATATAAGCTCGTCAACATTGAAAAGCAACTACAGCATTTTTCCGCAGGGGATACCTGATTGGACGCAGCTTAATACAAGGCGTTTAAAAGATTTTTACCAGCTGGATGTTAGGGTTGATAAAAAATATCCGTTCAAAAGATTTACTCTTAATATATATGTGGATATACAAAACCTTACCAACAATCAGTATCAACTGCAAGCATACCTAGTGCCGGATAGAGATGCCGATGGAAACATAGCCGATGCGCCGGGAGATCCCTCACGGTTTAAGTCGAAATTGCTTGATAATAAGAGCGGAAACGTACTGCCAACCATTGGGGTTATCTTCGAATTGTAG
- a CDS encoding two-component regulator propeller domain-containing protein: MSRRSLRPVQVFIILIISALSVISVKVSAQYQNAYKTTLSISDGLSHSNVKFIFEDRVGYIWLATDDGLNRYDGYGFKVYRHNAKDKNSLRVNNINVLAEDAAGNLWVGTGGGGLSLYDRNTDSFINFTANKNVVTTISNDDINSIYRDSKNNMWVGTYSGLNLLDPVTHKVTRFFYEKDKDYIADHHIYSVKEDKYGYLWLGTDGGLVRFNYKTGEKKKYVHSASNSKSIATDHIRNLLVKNNGDIWIATADSGLDLFNRAAESFTHYSHQANNPNSITHNSVFSLALASGHQLWVGTEEGLDLFDETTHTFDHRYNKFNNKVNSVNYVYDTGSILRVGTFESGMLKYDNNVPSFLQFSNQRGAVNALTNNHALCFAEVGPDIWIGTDGGGLNYMDKATQKITHDNIGISGSKILALLKDKDNRLWAGTYGNGLDVLEGKTKKIAHYSKGLTPKNISSDIVFSLMQDQNNDIWVGLDEGGVNVIHSGLVTKRYKYDTKDTLHCLSNNDVRVIYRDRKNNVWVGTYDGLNLYNPGKNNFTQFKTFNAGLTNNTISDIFEDSKGNLWVGTIGGGLNLYNAKSKHFAGYHFPNGDVYSIINVITEDKYGYIWVSTTNGLIRFKPGTGSFRHFTNLNGLQGPEFSKGAGLVTQSGKLLFGGLNGFNIIDPSNLPVNSHPPKIIISGFQLFNKALPIGNGSPLKQVISQTKEIKLDYKQSVFTVEYMALSYTLPGLSQYAYQLQGFEDGWNYVGTQRRATYTNLYPGEYVFKVKAANNDGVWNTTPAQLRIIVAGPFWMTWWFKILAAITVAGLLYGYYRYRLSDIRSKKAELERIVKQRTAEIKKQANELQDQSEELTAINEELQAQSEELRGQREQELKARMEAERANRAKSIFLATMSHEIRTPMNGVMGMASLLCETRLDPEQREYAETIRISGESLINVINDILDFSKIESGEMVLDIHEFNLQECINEVLKLFSGQAVKQNIQLTCSIDQNIPEKVISDKLRLKQVLINLIGNALKFTKAGTVSVAAELLYVDKADAKISFHVKDTGVGISPDKLSRLFRPFSQGDSSTTRKYGGTGLGLVICERLVELLGGSMNIESVLDVGTEVTFSMLCRLPADEPSAQHQPAHNPVPQAVSSGFALKFPLKILVAEDNLINQKVIKQILKKFGYEPFMVANGREAVDITQMEKFDVVLMDVQMPELDGLEATQIIRRQNSHQPVIIAMTASAMPEDKMKCLQAGMNYFMSKPIGFAELLVYLEKSYLDVVKNASSFKA; the protein is encoded by the coding sequence ATGAGCAGACGATCTTTAAGGCCTGTACAGGTGTTTATCATATTAATAATAAGTGCCTTATCTGTAATATCTGTAAAGGTTTCCGCGCAATATCAAAATGCCTATAAAACTACCCTGAGCATCAGCGATGGCCTGTCGCACAGTAACGTTAAGTTTATTTTTGAGGATAGGGTAGGTTATATCTGGCTGGCTACCGATGATGGCCTTAACCGTTACGACGGGTACGGTTTTAAAGTTTACCGCCACAACGCCAAAGATAAAAACTCGTTAAGGGTCAACAACATCAATGTTCTTGCCGAAGATGCCGCGGGCAACTTATGGGTTGGCACGGGGGGCGGCGGCCTAAGTTTGTATGACCGGAACACCGATTCGTTTATAAACTTTACCGCAAATAAAAATGTTGTCACCACCATATCTAACGATGATATCAACAGCATCTATCGCGATAGCAAAAACAACATGTGGGTGGGCACCTATTCGGGTTTAAACCTGCTCGATCCGGTAACGCATAAGGTAACCCGGTTTTTTTACGAAAAGGACAAGGATTACATTGCCGACCATCATATTTATTCGGTAAAGGAAGATAAATACGGCTACCTGTGGTTGGGTACAGATGGCGGCTTGGTCAGGTTTAATTACAAAACCGGGGAGAAGAAAAAATATGTTCATAGCGCTTCAAACAGCAAAAGCATCGCTACTGATCATATACGCAACCTGCTTGTAAAAAATAACGGGGATATATGGATCGCTACTGCGGATAGCGGGCTTGACCTGTTTAACCGCGCGGCGGAATCGTTTACGCATTACAGCCACCAGGCCAATAATCCAAATTCAATAACCCATAATTCGGTATTTAGCCTTGCCTTGGCATCCGGACACCAACTTTGGGTGGGTACCGAGGAAGGATTAGATCTTTTTGATGAAACTACTCATACGTTTGACCATCGTTATAACAAATTTAATAACAAGGTAAACTCGGTTAATTATGTTTACGATACCGGGAGTATACTGCGGGTTGGAACATTTGAGTCGGGCATGCTGAAATACGATAACAATGTCCCTTCGTTTTTACAATTCTCAAATCAAAGAGGTGCCGTAAACGCGTTAACCAACAATCATGCGCTGTGTTTTGCCGAGGTTGGCCCCGATATATGGATAGGTACCGACGGCGGGGGGCTAAACTACATGGACAAGGCAACACAAAAAATAACCCATGATAATATTGGCATAAGCGGTAGTAAGATACTCGCGCTTTTAAAGGATAAAGATAACAGGCTATGGGCAGGCACTTATGGCAACGGTTTAGATGTACTTGAGGGTAAAACCAAAAAAATAGCGCACTATTCAAAGGGCCTTACCCCCAAAAATATCAGTAGCGATATAGTGTTTTCGTTAATGCAGGACCAGAACAATGATATTTGGGTGGGGCTTGATGAAGGGGGCGTAAATGTTATACATAGCGGTTTGGTAACAAAGCGGTACAAGTACGACACGAAGGATACGCTACATTGCCTGAGCAACAACGATGTGCGCGTTATTTACCGCGACCGGAAGAACAACGTTTGGGTAGGCACCTATGACGGACTAAACTTATATAACCCGGGTAAAAATAATTTTACACAGTTTAAAACGTTTAATGCCGGTTTAACCAATAATACCATATCAGATATTTTTGAGGATAGCAAGGGTAACTTGTGGGTTGGTACAATAGGCGGGGGGCTAAACCTGTACAATGCCAAAAGCAAACACTTTGCAGGTTATCACTTCCCTAATGGCGACGTGTATTCTATCATAAACGTAATAACCGAAGATAAATATGGGTATATCTGGGTAAGCACAACAAACGGGTTAATTCGTTTTAAACCCGGCACCGGCAGTTTCAGGCATTTTACAAATCTTAACGGTTTGCAGGGCCCCGAGTTTTCAAAGGGCGCCGGCCTGGTAACCCAAAGCGGCAAATTGTTGTTTGGCGGGCTTAACGGTTTTAATATAATCGATCCGTCGAACCTGCCGGTTAACAGCCACCCACCCAAAATAATCATAAGCGGTTTTCAGCTGTTTAATAAGGCCTTACCCATTGGTAACGGCTCGCCGCTTAAACAGGTTATAAGCCAAACAAAAGAGATAAAGCTCGACTACAAGCAATCGGTTTTTACGGTTGAGTACATGGCATTAAGTTATACCTTACCGGGTTTAAGCCAATATGCATATCAGTTACAAGGTTTTGAAGACGGCTGGAATTATGTAGGTACGCAGCGCAGGGCAACTTATACCAATTTATACCCGGGCGAATATGTTTTTAAGGTAAAGGCCGCCAACAACGACGGCGTGTGGAACACCACCCCCGCGCAACTACGCATTATTGTAGCAGGCCCTTTTTGGATGACCTGGTGGTTTAAAATTTTGGCTGCGATAACTGTTGCCGGCTTACTGTATGGTTATTACCGGTACCGCTTAAGCGATATACGCTCAAAAAAAGCCGAGCTGGAACGTATTGTTAAACAGCGCACCGCAGAGATCAAAAAGCAGGCAAACGAGTTGCAGGACCAGTCGGAGGAGTTGACCGCCATAAACGAAGAATTACAGGCACAATCCGAAGAACTAAGAGGCCAGCGCGAACAGGAACTGAAAGCCAGAATGGAGGCCGAACGGGCTAACCGCGCCAAAAGCATTTTCCTGGCTACCATGAGTCACGAGATACGCACCCCCATGAACGGTGTAATGGGTATGGCATCGTTATTGTGCGAAACCAGGCTTGACCCCGAGCAACGCGAATATGCAGAAACCATCCGCATAAGCGGCGAAAGCCTTATTAACGTAATAAACGATATCCTCGATTTCTCGAAGATAGAATCGGGTGAGATGGTACTTGATATTCACGAGTTTAACCTGCAGGAATGCATCAACGAAGTACTAAAGCTGTTTAGCGGGCAAGCCGTTAAACAGAACATACAGCTTACCTGTTCAATTGACCAGAACATCCCCGAAAAGGTGATTAGCGACAAGCTACGGTTAAAGCAGGTTTTGATAAACCTGATAGGCAACGCACTAAAGTTTACTAAAGCGGGCACGGTATCTGTTGCCGCAGAATTACTTTATGTAGATAAAGCGGATGCGAAAATATCCTTCCATGTTAAAGATACAGGCGTTGGCATATCGCCCGACAAGCTTTCGCGCTTATTCAGGCCATTCTCTCAAGGTGATTCGTCTACAACACGCAAATATGGGGGCACGGGCCTCGGCCTGGTTATTTGCGAGCGCCTTGTTGAACTGTTAGGCGGATCAATGAATATCGAGAGTGTGCTGGATGTTGGTACCGAAGTAACCTTTAGCATGCTATGCCGGCTGCCTGCGGACGAGCCCTCGGCGCAGCATCAGCCCGCGCATAATCCGGTTCCGCAGGCTGTTTCTTCCGGTTTTGCCCTAAAGTTCCCATTGAAAATATTGGTAGCCGAAGACAATTTGATCAACCAAAAAGTTATTAAACAGATACTAAAGAAATTTGGGTACGAACCTTTTATGGTAGCTAACGGCCGCGAAGCGGTGGACATAACGCAGATGGAAAAATTCGATGTGGTTTTAATGGATGTACAGATGCCCGAGTTAGACGGTTTAGAGGCCACCCAAATAATACGGCGGCAAAACTCCCACCAACCCGTTATTATTGCCATGACGGCCAGCGCAATGCCCGAGGATAAAATGAAATGCCTGCAGGCCGGTATGAACTACTTTATGTCTAAACCTATTGGCTTTGCCGAATTGTTGGTCTATCTGGAAAAATCGTATCTGGATGTGGTAAAAAATGCATCGTCGTTTAAGGCATAA
- a CDS encoding trimeric intracellular cation channel family protein produces MHLSFSTVIEILGIIAFTVSGAFSAMQKRLDVFGVFILGFVTAIGGGTLRDLLIGNTPVSWLRDVSTPLIILATTVVTILFKKRVKNFKVTLVLFDALGLGLFAIIGIQKGLDAHLGTGACIALGTITGCFGGVLRDMLLNHIPVLFHKELYAIPCITGGICYVLLLPLIEKQLAESISVVLICSFRLLSVRHNWRLPRV; encoded by the coding sequence ATGCACTTGAGCTTTTCAACCGTTATAGAGATACTGGGCATCATTGCCTTCACGGTATCGGGCGCTTTTTCGGCGATGCAAAAAAGGCTTGATGTTTTTGGGGTATTCATTCTGGGCTTTGTAACGGCCATTGGCGGTGGTACCCTGCGCGATTTACTTATTGGTAATACACCGGTTTCGTGGCTGCGGGATGTAAGCACCCCGCTCATCATACTGGCAACCACGGTGGTAACCATTCTTTTTAAAAAACGGGTTAAAAACTTCAAGGTAACGTTGGTGCTTTTTGATGCCCTGGGGTTGGGGTTATTTGCCATAATAGGCATCCAAAAAGGGTTGGATGCCCATCTGGGTACGGGCGCTTGCATAGCACTGGGCACTATTACCGGTTGCTTTGGCGGCGTACTGCGCGATATGCTGCTTAATCACATCCCGGTGCTGTTTCATAAAGAGTTGTATGCCATTCCGTGTATTACCGGCGGCATTTGCTATGTTCTTTTACTGCCATTGATAGAAAAGCAGCTCGCGGAATCTATTTCGGTGGTGTTGATCTGTAGCTTTCGCTTGTTATCAGTGCGCCATAACTGGCGGTTGCCCAGGGTATAA
- a CDS encoding DUF2157 domain-containing protein has product MNNDIYNKLHADAYISDNSFENLGQKHTKKLFSVHWELKILLYLGVMLLTAGLGILVYKNIDTIGHQAVLAFIALVSIGSFAYCFKFKPPFSWGKVKAPNTGFDYILLLGSISMVTFIGYLQYQYNVFGLSYGLATFVPMLLLFFLAYYFDHLGILSMAIAALALWMGVSITPKTLLAYGTFNSSEIISTYVVLGLMLLAAAYITQRFDIKKHFKFSYHHYGVHVTFIALLAGYFDRYDTALSVLWIVMLLALAVYIYLDAYKERSFYFILLTILYSYFALSCLLVRLLYALMREGSIYLLLMCFIGSAIGLIFLLINVNKSLKHDDHI; this is encoded by the coding sequence TTGAATAACGACATCTACAACAAACTGCATGCAGACGCCTACATCAGCGATAATTCGTTTGAAAACCTCGGGCAAAAACACACCAAAAAGCTATTCTCTGTTCATTGGGAACTAAAAATTTTGCTTTACCTGGGTGTAATGCTGCTTACCGCCGGGTTGGGCATACTGGTTTATAAAAATATAGATACCATTGGGCACCAGGCGGTATTGGCCTTTATAGCTTTGGTAAGTATTGGGAGTTTTGCGTATTGCTTTAAATTTAAACCCCCGTTTAGCTGGGGCAAAGTAAAAGCGCCAAATACGGGATTCGATTATATTTTGTTATTGGGTAGCATCAGCATGGTAACTTTTATAGGCTACCTGCAATACCAATACAATGTTTTTGGTTTAAGTTACGGCCTGGCTACATTTGTTCCAATGCTGTTGCTGTTCTTTTTGGCTTATTATTTCGATCATTTAGGCATCCTGAGTATGGCTATTGCCGCCCTTGCCCTGTGGATGGGGGTATCTATCACCCCAAAAACATTACTGGCCTACGGCACTTTTAATAGCAGCGAAATTATTTCTACCTACGTGGTACTGGGCTTAATGCTGCTTGCGGCGGCTTATATAACCCAACGCTTCGATATTAAAAAGCACTTTAAATTCAGCTATCATCATTACGGGGTGCACGTTACATTTATTGCATTGCTGGCTGGATATTTTGACCGCTACGATACTGCTTTAAGCGTTTTATGGATAGTGATGCTTTTGGCACTGGCGGTTTATATTTATTTGGATGCTTATAAGGAAAGATCTTTTTATTTTATACTGCTCACCATTTTATACAGCTACTTTGCCTTAAGCTGCCTACTGGTGCGGTTACTTTACGCGCTTATGCGCGAAGGTTCCATTTACTTATTACTAATGTGTTTCATTGGGTCGGCCATTGGTTTAATATTTCTATTGATAAACGTCAACAAAAGCTTAAAGCACGATGATCATATATAA